From one Streptomyces sp. SCSIO 30461 genomic stretch:
- a CDS encoding 3-isopropylmalate dehydrogenase, translated as MSRSLNLAVIPGDGIGQEVVSQGLKVLTSVLPDDVKLETREYDLGAQRWHRTGETLPDAELEALKQHDAILLGAVGDPSVPSGVLERGLLLKLRFAFDHYVNLRPSKLFPNTATPLAGRPDIDFVVVREGTEGPYTGNGGSLRSGTPAEVATEVSVNTAYGVERVVRDAFERADARPRKKLTLVHKNNVLVHAGHMWTKIFNRVAQEYPEVTTDYLHVDAATIFLVTQPERFDVIVTDNLFGDILTDLAAAVTGGIGLAASGNINPTGAYPSMFEPVHGSAPDIAGQGKADPTATVLSVALLLRHLGYEGEAVRIEEAVAADLAERDGTARTTDQIGDALAVRAAG; from the coding sequence ATGTCTCGCAGCCTCAATCTCGCAGTGATTCCCGGTGATGGCATCGGCCAGGAGGTCGTGTCCCAGGGCCTCAAGGTCCTCACATCCGTGCTCCCTGACGATGTGAAGCTTGAGACCAGGGAGTACGACCTCGGTGCCCAGCGCTGGCACCGTACCGGGGAAACCCTTCCGGACGCGGAGCTGGAGGCGCTCAAGCAGCACGACGCGATCCTGCTCGGCGCGGTGGGCGACCCGTCCGTGCCGTCCGGCGTGCTGGAGCGCGGGCTGCTGCTCAAGCTGCGTTTCGCCTTCGACCACTACGTCAATCTGCGTCCGTCGAAGCTCTTCCCGAACACCGCGACCCCGCTCGCCGGCCGCCCCGACATCGACTTCGTCGTGGTCCGAGAGGGCACCGAGGGCCCGTACACGGGCAACGGCGGCTCGCTGCGCAGCGGCACGCCCGCCGAGGTCGCCACCGAGGTCAGCGTCAACACCGCGTACGGCGTCGAACGGGTGGTCCGCGACGCGTTCGAGCGGGCCGACGCGCGCCCCCGCAAGAAGCTGACGCTGGTGCACAAGAACAACGTCCTCGTCCACGCGGGTCACATGTGGACGAAGATCTTCAACCGGGTGGCTCAGGAATACCCCGAGGTCACCACCGACTACCTGCATGTCGACGCGGCGACGATCTTCCTCGTCACCCAGCCGGAGCGCTTCGACGTCATCGTCACCGACAACCTCTTCGGCGACATCCTCACCGACCTCGCCGCCGCCGTGACCGGCGGCATCGGCCTGGCCGCGTCCGGCAACATCAACCCGACCGGCGCGTACCCGTCCATGTTCGAGCCCGTGCACGGCTCGGCGCCGGACATCGCGGGCCAGGGCAAGGCCGACCCCACGGCCACGGTCCTGTCCGTCGCCCTCCTCCTGCGCCACCTCGGTTACGAGGGCGAGGCCGTCCGTATCGAGGAAGCCGTCGCCGCCGACCTGGCCGAACGGGACGGTACCGCCCGCACCACCGACCAGATCGGCGACGCGCTCGCCGTACGGGCAGCGGGCTGA
- the pruA gene encoding L-glutamate gamma-semialdehyde dehydrogenase yields the protein MDAVTQVPAPVNEPIQGYAPGSPERARLEAKLKELAENPIDLPMTIDGVRRMGGGEEFKVVQPHNHQAVIGTFRGATRQDAQDAVAAALAAAPAWRAMSFDDRAAIILRAAELLAGPWRETMAASTMLGQSKTAQQAEIDTPCELVDFWRFNVAYARQILAEQPPANSPGVWNRLDHRPLEGFVYAITPFNFTAIAGNLPTAPALMGNVVVWKPSPTQTHAAVLLMRLLEEAGLPKGVINLVTGDGIAVSEVALNHPDLAGIHFTGSTKTFQHLWKTVGNNIEKYRSYPRIVGETGGKDFVVAHPSADRAILKTALTRGSFEFQGQKCSASSRAYIPASIWNSGFKEEFASEVDAIRMGDVTDLTNFIGAVIDERAFAKNKAAIDRAKADPSCTVVAGGTYDDSVGYFVRPTVIECTDAENEVFTTEYFGPILAVYVYADEKYEEMLAQMESVSAYALTGSVIAGDRAAAADAMEKLRYAAGNFYINDKSTGAVVGQQPFGGGRASGTNDKAGAPQNLMRWTLTRAIKETLVPPTDYTYPHMG from the coding sequence ATGGACGCTGTGACCCAGGTCCCCGCCCCGGTCAACGAGCCGATCCAGGGGTACGCCCCCGGTTCGCCCGAGCGCGCGCGGCTCGAGGCCAAGCTCAAGGAGCTGGCCGAGAACCCGATCGACCTTCCGATGACCATCGACGGCGTGCGGCGGATGGGCGGCGGCGAGGAGTTCAAGGTCGTCCAGCCGCACAACCACCAGGCCGTCATCGGCACCTTCCGCGGTGCCACCCGCCAGGACGCGCAGGACGCCGTCGCCGCCGCGCTCGCCGCCGCTCCGGCGTGGCGCGCGATGTCCTTCGACGACCGCGCCGCGATCATCCTGCGCGCCGCCGAACTGCTGGCAGGCCCCTGGCGCGAGACGATGGCCGCTTCGACCATGCTGGGTCAGTCCAAGACCGCGCAGCAGGCCGAGATCGACACCCCCTGCGAGCTGGTGGACTTCTGGCGCTTCAATGTCGCCTACGCCCGCCAGATCCTGGCCGAGCAGCCTCCGGCCAACTCTCCGGGCGTGTGGAACCGCCTGGACCACCGTCCGCTGGAGGGCTTCGTCTACGCGATCACCCCGTTCAACTTCACGGCGATCGCGGGCAACCTGCCCACCGCTCCCGCCCTGATGGGCAATGTGGTGGTCTGGAAGCCGTCTCCGACGCAGACCCACGCCGCCGTGCTGCTGATGCGGCTGCTGGAGGAGGCCGGTCTGCCCAAGGGCGTCATCAACCTGGTGACGGGCGACGGCATCGCCGTCTCCGAGGTGGCACTCAACCACCCGGACCTCGCGGGTATCCACTTCACCGGCTCGACCAAGACTTTCCAGCACCTGTGGAAGACGGTCGGCAACAACATCGAGAAGTACCGCTCCTACCCGAGGATCGTCGGCGAGACGGGCGGCAAGGACTTCGTCGTCGCCCATCCGAGCGCCGATCGCGCCATCCTGAAGACCGCGCTGACCCGGGGCTCCTTCGAGTTCCAGGGCCAGAAGTGCTCCGCGTCCTCGCGTGCGTACATCCCGGCCTCCATCTGGAACTCGGGTTTCAAGGAGGAGTTCGCCTCCGAGGTCGACGCCATCAGGATGGGCGATGTCACCGACCTGACGAACTTCATCGGCGCCGTCATCGACGAGCGCGCCTTCGCCAAGAACAAGGCCGCCATCGACCGCGCCAAGGCCGATCCGAGCTGCACGGTCGTCGCGGGCGGCACCTACGACGACTCGGTGGGCTACTTCGTCCGCCCGACCGTCATCGAGTGCACCGACGCGGAGAACGAGGTCTTCACGACCGAGTACTTCGGCCCGATCCTCGCGGTGTACGTCTACGCGGACGAGAAGTACGAGGAAATGCTGGCGCAGATGGAGTCGGTGTCCGCGTACGCGCTGACCGGCTCGGTCATCGCCGGTGACCGGGCCGCCGCAGCCGACGCGATGGAGAAGCTCCGCTATGCCGCGGGCAACTTCTACATCAACGACAAGTCGACCGGCGCCGTCGTCGGCCAGCAGCCCTTCGGCGGCGGCCGTGCCTCCGGTACGAACGACAAGGCCGGGGCCCCGCAGAACCTGATGCGCTGGACGCTGACCCGCGCGATCAAGGAGACGCTGGTCCCTCCGACCGACTACACGTACCCCCACATGGGCTGA
- the cimA gene encoding citramalate synthase — translation MTTTGTSFDDARTRPDDGFHVFDTTLRDGAQREGINLTVADKLTIARHLDEFGVGFIEGGWPGANPRDTEFFARAREDIQFRNAQLVAFGATRRPGGSAAEDPQVKALLDSGAPVITLVAKSHDRHVELALRTTLDENVAMVRDTVSYLTEQGRRVFVDCEHFFDGYKANPGYAKAVVRAAAEAGAEVVILCDTNGGMLPAQVQAVVATVLADTGARLGIHAQDDTGCAVANTLAAVDAGATHVQCTANGYGERVGNANLFPVVAALELKYGKRVLPDGALREMTRISHAIAEVVNLTPSTHQPYVGVSAFAHKAGLHASAIKVDPDLYQHIDPERVGNTMRMLVSDMAGRASIELKGKELGVDLGGDRELLGRVVERVKERELRGYTYEAADASFELLLRQELRGEEVGKPRTYFRTESWRAIVEDRPDGTHANEATVKLWAKGERIVATAEGNGPVNALDRAMRVGLERIYPQLAKLELVDYKVRILEGRHGTDSTTRVLVTTSDGKGEWSTVGVADNVIAASWQALEDAYTYGLLRAGVEPAE, via the coding sequence ATGACCACGACAGGCACCAGCTTCGATGATGCCCGGACCAGGCCCGATGACGGCTTCCACGTCTTCGACACCACCCTGCGCGACGGCGCCCAGCGTGAGGGCATCAACCTGACGGTCGCAGACAAGCTGACCATCGCCCGCCACCTGGACGAGTTCGGCGTCGGCTTCATCGAGGGTGGCTGGCCCGGTGCCAATCCGCGCGACACCGAGTTCTTCGCCCGGGCCCGCGAGGACATCCAGTTCCGCAACGCCCAACTGGTTGCCTTTGGCGCCACCCGCCGCCCCGGCGGATCCGCAGCGGAAGACCCGCAGGTCAAGGCTCTGCTCGACTCCGGCGCCCCCGTGATCACCCTCGTTGCGAAGTCCCACGACCGGCATGTCGAGCTGGCCCTGCGCACGACCTTGGACGAGAACGTCGCGATGGTCCGCGACACCGTCTCCTACCTGACGGAACAGGGCCGGAGGGTGTTCGTGGACTGCGAGCACTTCTTCGACGGATACAAGGCCAACCCGGGATACGCCAAGGCCGTTGTCCGTGCAGCGGCCGAGGCGGGTGCCGAAGTGGTGATCCTCTGCGACACCAACGGCGGCATGTTGCCCGCGCAGGTCCAGGCCGTGGTCGCCACCGTGCTCGCGGACACCGGCGCCCGCCTCGGAATCCATGCTCAGGACGACACCGGCTGCGCCGTGGCCAACACCCTGGCCGCCGTGGACGCGGGCGCCACCCACGTCCAGTGCACCGCCAACGGGTACGGTGAGCGCGTCGGCAACGCCAACCTCTTCCCGGTCGTCGCCGCACTGGAGCTGAAGTACGGCAAGCGGGTGCTGCCCGACGGCGCGCTCCGGGAGATGACCCGGATCTCGCACGCCATCGCCGAGGTCGTCAATCTGACCCCGTCCACGCATCAGCCGTACGTGGGCGTCTCGGCCTTCGCGCACAAGGCGGGTCTGCACGCTTCGGCGATCAAGGTCGACCCGGACCTCTACCAGCACATCGATCCCGAGCGGGTCGGCAACACCATGCGGATGCTGGTCTCCGACATGGCGGGCCGTGCCTCCATCGAGCTCAAGGGCAAGGAGCTCGGGGTCGACCTGGGCGGGGACCGCGAGCTGCTGGGCCGGGTGGTCGAGCGGGTCAAGGAGCGTGAGCTGCGGGGCTACACCTACGAGGCGGCTGACGCCTCCTTCGAGCTGCTGCTGCGCCAGGAGCTGCGCGGCGAGGAGGTGGGCAAGCCGCGTACCTACTTCCGGACGGAGTCATGGCGCGCCATCGTCGAGGACCGCCCCGACGGCACCCACGCCAACGAGGCCACCGTGAAGCTCTGGGCCAAAGGCGAGCGGATCGTCGCGACCGCCGAGGGGAACGGCCCGGTCAACGCCCTGGACCGGGCGATGCGCGTCGGGCTGGAACGTATCTACCCCCAGCTCGCCAAGCTGGAGCTGGTCGACTACAAGGTGCGCATCCTGGAGGGCCGCCACGGCACGGACTCCACGACCCGGGTGCTCGTCACGACCAGCGACGGCAAGGGCGAGTGGTCGACGGTCGGGGTCGCCGACAACGTGATCGCGGCCTCCTGGCAGGCGTTGGAGGACGCGTACACCTACGGGCTGCTCAGAGCCGGGGTGGAGCCGGCGGAGTAG
- a CDS encoding branched-chain amino acid aminotransferase codes for MTTTPIELKPSSSPLSAAEREAILADPGFGRHFTDHMVTIKWTEGRGWHDAQLTPYAPLSIDPANMTLHYAQEIFEGLKAYRGPDGSVALFRPDANARRFQGSARRMAMPELPVETFIDACDALVQQDIDWVPAHGGESSLYLRPFMIATEVGLGVRPANEYLFIVIASPAGAYFPGGVKPVSIWVSEDRVRAVPGGIGDAKTGGNYAASLLAQAEAAEHGCEQVAYLDAVEHRWVEELGGMNLCFVYENKIVTPELTGSLLAGVTRDSLLKLARDLGYESEEGRISIDDWRRDTENGALREVFACGTAAVITPVGMVKTAGGEWTQGDGQPGAVTLELRKALLAIQTGAAEDRHGWVHTLD; via the coding sequence ATGACGACCACCCCGATCGAGCTCAAGCCCTCATCGAGTCCCCTGTCGGCCGCGGAGCGCGAGGCGATCCTGGCCGACCCCGGATTCGGGCGCCACTTCACCGACCACATGGTGACGATCAAGTGGACGGAGGGCCGTGGCTGGCACGATGCCCAGCTCACGCCGTACGCCCCGCTCTCGATCGACCCCGCGAACATGACTCTGCACTACGCGCAGGAGATCTTCGAGGGCCTGAAGGCCTACCGCGGGCCCGACGGCTCGGTCGCCCTCTTCCGCCCCGACGCCAACGCCCGGCGCTTCCAGGGTTCGGCCCGCCGGATGGCCATGCCGGAGCTGCCCGTCGAGACCTTCATCGACGCCTGTGACGCTCTGGTCCAGCAGGACATCGACTGGGTCCCGGCACACGGCGGCGAATCCTCGCTCTATCTGCGCCCGTTCATGATCGCGACCGAGGTCGGCCTCGGGGTGCGCCCCGCCAACGAGTACCTCTTCATCGTCATCGCCTCCCCGGCCGGCGCCTACTTCCCCGGGGGTGTCAAGCCCGTCTCCATCTGGGTCTCCGAGGACCGGGTCCGCGCGGTCCCGGGCGGCATCGGCGACGCCAAGACCGGCGGCAACTACGCGGCGTCCCTGCTCGCCCAGGCCGAAGCGGCCGAGCACGGCTGCGAGCAGGTCGCCTACCTCGACGCGGTCGAGCACCGCTGGGTCGAGGAGCTGGGCGGTATGAACCTCTGCTTCGTCTACGAGAACAAGATCGTCACCCCGGAGCTCACCGGTTCCCTCCTCGCCGGTGTCACCCGGGACTCCCTGCTCAAGCTGGCCCGCGATCTCGGCTATGAGTCCGAGGAGGGCCGGATCTCCATCGATGACTGGCGGCGCGACACCGAGAACGGCGCGCTCCGGGAGGTCTTCGCCTGCGGTACGGCCGCGGTGATCACTCCGGTCGGGATGGTCAAGACCGCAGGGGGCGAGTGGACGCAGGGCGACGGACAGCCCGGCGCGGTGACACTGGAACTGCGCAAGGCACTCCTCGCGATCCAGACGGGGGCCGCGGAGGACCGGCACGGCTGGGTGCACACGCTCGACTAG
- a CDS encoding YceI family protein: MGLFNRKSNETATSTVTAAPREVDPALAALSGAYTIDPAHSSIGFTVRHAMVTNVRGSFAEHEGRLRLDGSDPASSTATIDVKIASIDTGIADRDNHLRSGDFFDAEQFPLMRFRSTKAEQLGGDKYRVTGDLTIKDVTRPLAIDLEFNGAATDVYGSERVGFEGSAEILRSEWGLTWNAALETGGVMVSDKVKLTFDISAVKAAA, encoded by the coding sequence ATGGGCCTGTTCAACCGCAAGAGCAACGAGACCGCCACCAGCACCGTCACCGCCGCGCCCCGCGAGGTCGACCCGGCGCTCGCCGCACTGAGCGGCGCGTACACCATCGACCCGGCCCACAGCAGCATCGGCTTCACCGTGCGCCACGCCATGGTCACCAACGTGCGCGGCAGCTTCGCCGAACACGAGGGGCGGCTGCGGCTGGACGGTTCCGACCCGGCGTCCTCGACTGCCACCATCGATGTCAAGATCGCGAGCATCGACACCGGCATCGCGGACCGCGACAACCATCTGCGCAGCGGCGACTTCTTCGACGCCGAGCAGTTCCCGCTGATGAGGTTCCGCTCCACCAAGGCCGAGCAGCTCGGCGGCGACAAATACCGCGTCACCGGAGACCTCACCATCAAGGACGTCACCCGCCCGCTCGCGATCGACCTGGAGTTCAACGGCGCGGCGACCGACGTCTACGGCTCCGAGCGGGTCGGTTTCGAGGGCAGCGCGGAGATCCTCCGGTCCGAATGGGGCCTGACGTGGAACGCGGCGCTGGAGACCGGCGGGGTCATGGTCAGCGACAAAGTGAAGCTGACCTTCGACATCTCCGCCGTCAAGGCCGCGGCCTGA
- a CDS encoding dsRBD fold-containing protein, whose product MRTKKWNVEIVITESDRTTVAEARLRGQNAEVFVGEGTAHRNRADQDVPHIGDELAVARALGGVSHGLLHEVAAEIETRTGERVPRLRGWA is encoded by the coding sequence ATGCGGACCAAGAAGTGGAATGTCGAGATCGTCATCACGGAAAGCGATCGCACCACGGTGGCCGAGGCCCGGCTGCGGGGCCAGAACGCCGAGGTGTTCGTCGGCGAGGGCACGGCCCACCGCAATCGCGCCGATCAGGACGTCCCTCACATCGGTGATGAGCTCGCTGTCGCGCGGGCGCTCGGCGGGGTCAGTCATGGGTTGCTGCACGAGGTGGCAGCGGAGATCGAGACGCGCACGGGGGAGCGGGTGCCCCGACTCAGGGGTTGGGCCTGA